A region from the Buchnera aphidicola (Astegopteryx bambusae) genome encodes:
- the fusA gene encoding elongation factor G, with amino-acid sequence MSRKTKISHYRNIGISAHIDAGKTTTTERILFYTGVNHKIGEVHDGDATMDWMEQEQERGITITSAATTTFWSGMYNQFVPHRINIIDTPGHVDFTIEVERSMRILDGVVMIYCAVGGVQPQSETVWRQSNKYSVPRIAFINKMDRIGANFFNVINQIKKRFNIIVVPTQLPIGSENNFVGIVDIIKMKAIIWNDDDKGITFKSSSIPEDLIDISDRWRKHLIEVVAESNDDFMEIYISGKEFSEEQLKLGLRERSLKNEILIINCGSSFKNKGVQPLLDSIIDFLPSPKDIYINKQKISDLNYNSKDFILKKCNDDKYFSALAFKISTDPFVGSLTFFRVYSGIIRSGDIVLNSTKLQKERFGRIVQMHANRREEINEVRSGDIAAAIGLKNVTTGDTLCDPKKRIILEKMEFPEPVISIAIEPNTKSDQEKMGVALARLAKEDPSFKVHIDHESNQTIISGMGELHLEIIVDRMKREFNVSANIGKPRVAYREAITNKVTDIEGKYIRQSGGRGQYGHVVIDIFPINVDEKNYEFINDIKGGIIPSEYISAIDKGIQEQLVSGPLAGYPVVNIGVRLHFGSYHDVDSSEIAFKFAASIAFKNAFKLAKPVLLEPIMKVEIDTPEEYMGDVIGDLNRRRGTIEKLDNNFNSRIIISNVPLSEMFGYATDLRSKTQGRAMYSMEFLKYSEIPNNIISEILESKK; translated from the coding sequence ATGTCTCGAAAAACTAAAATTTCACATTATAGAAATATAGGAATTAGTGCTCATATTGATGCTGGTAAAACTACTACTACAGAAAGAATTTTATTTTATACCGGGGTTAATCATAAAATAGGGGAAGTGCATGATGGAGATGCTACAATGGATTGGATGGAACAAGAGCAAGAAAGAGGTATAACTATTACATCTGCAGCTACTACTACTTTTTGGTCTGGTATGTATAATCAGTTTGTACCTCATAGAATAAATATTATAGATACTCCAGGACATGTAGATTTTACGATAGAAGTAGAAAGATCTATGAGAATATTAGATGGTGTAGTAATGATATATTGTGCTGTAGGAGGAGTGCAACCTCAGTCTGAAACTGTTTGGAGGCAATCTAATAAGTATAGTGTTCCTAGAATTGCTTTTATAAATAAAATGGATAGAATTGGTGCAAATTTTTTTAATGTTATCAATCAAATTAAAAAAAGATTTAATATAATTGTTGTCCCCACTCAACTTCCTATCGGATCAGAAAATAATTTTGTCGGAATAGTTGATATCATAAAAATGAAAGCTATAATTTGGAATGATGACGATAAAGGAATTACTTTTAAAAGTTCATCAATTCCAGAAGATTTAATTGACATTTCCGATAGATGGAGAAAACATTTAATAGAAGTAGTAGCTGAATCAAATGATGATTTTATGGAGATATATATATCAGGAAAAGAATTTTCTGAAGAACAATTAAAATTAGGGCTTAGAGAAAGGTCTTTGAAAAATGAAATATTAATAATAAATTGTGGTTCATCATTTAAAAATAAAGGTGTGCAACCTTTATTAGATTCTATAATAGATTTTTTACCTTCTCCTAAAGATATTTATATAAATAAACAAAAAATTTCAGATTTAAATTATAATAGTAAAGATTTTATATTAAAAAAATGTAATGATGATAAATATTTTTCTGCTTTAGCATTTAAAATTTCTACAGATCCGTTTGTAGGAAGTTTAACGTTTTTCAGAGTATATTCTGGAATAATTAGGTCCGGAGATATTGTTTTAAATTCTACTAAATTGCAAAAAGAAAGATTTGGAAGAATAGTGCAAATGCATGCCAATAGAAGAGAAGAGATTAATGAAGTTAGATCTGGTGATATAGCTGCAGCAATAGGTTTAAAGAATGTTACCACAGGAGATACTTTATGTGATCCAAAAAAAAGAATAATTTTAGAAAAAATGGAATTTCCTGAACCAGTAATTTCAATAGCTATAGAGCCAAATACTAAATCTGATCAAGAAAAAATGGGTGTAGCTTTAGCTAGATTAGCGAAAGAAGATCCATCTTTTAAAGTTCATATAGATCATGAATCTAATCAAACTATAATATCTGGTATGGGAGAATTACATTTAGAAATAATTGTAGATAGAATGAAAAGAGAATTTAATGTATCTGCTAATATAGGAAAACCTAGAGTAGCATATAGAGAAGCTATTACAAATAAGGTAACAGATATAGAAGGAAAATATATAAGACAATCTGGAGGAAGAGGTCAATATGGTCATGTAGTCATAGACATTTTTCCTATTAATGTCGATGAAAAAAATTATGAGTTTATAAATGATATAAAAGGAGGAATAATACCTTCTGAATATATTTCAGCTATAGATAAAGGAATACAAGAACAATTAGTTTCAGGTCCATTAGCAGGATATCCAGTAGTTAATATAGGCGTAAGATTACATTTTGGTTCATATCATGATGTTGATTCTTCAGAAATTGCATTTAAATTTGCTGCCTCTATTGCTTTTAAAAATGCTTTTAAATTGGCAAAGCCTGTTTTACTGGAACCTATAATGAAAGTTGAAATAGATACTCCAGAAGAATACATGGGTGATGTAATAGGAGATTTAAATAGAAGAAGAGGTACAATAGAAAAATTAGATAATAATTTTAATAGTAGAATAATAATTTCTAATGTTCCATTATCAGAGATGTTTGGATATGCTACTGATTTAAGATCAAAAACTCAAGGTAGAGCGATGTATTCTATGGAATTTTTAAAATATTCTGAAATTCCTAATAACATAATTTCAGAAATTTTAGAGAGCAAAAAGTAA
- the rpsG gene encoding 30S ribosomal protein S7, whose product MSRRRIVGNRDVLPDTKFVSKTLSKFINIIMIDGKKSIAENIVYKSLNILSKKTDLDELSSFKLALKNVKPIVEVKSRRVGGSTYQVPVEVRPSRRNTLAMRWIIISARKRRDKSMCLRLFNELYDAINKKGEAIKKKEEVHRIAESNKAFAHYRW is encoded by the coding sequence ATGTCTAGAAGAAGAATAGTTGGAAATAGAGATGTTTTACCTGACACTAAATTTGTTTCTAAAACATTATCTAAGTTCATAAATATAATTATGATTGATGGAAAGAAATCAATAGCTGAAAATATTGTATATAAGTCTTTGAATATTTTATCAAAAAAAACTGATTTAGATGAATTGTCCTCTTTTAAGTTGGCTTTAAAAAATGTTAAACCAATAGTAGAAGTAAAATCTAGAAGAGTTGGAGGATCCACTTATCAAGTTCCAGTAGAAGTAAGGCCGTCTAGAAGAAATACATTAGCTATGAGATGGATAATAATTTCAGCTAGAAAGAGAAGAGATAAATCTATGTGTTTGCGTCTTTTTAATGAGTTGTATGATGCAATAAATAAAAAAGGAGAAGCAATTAAAAAAAAAGAAGAAGTACATAGAATTGCAGAATCTAATAAGGCTTTTGCTCATTATAGATGGTAA
- the rpsL gene encoding 30S ribosomal protein S12 translates to MSTINQLVRKSRKKRFSKSNVPALEKCPQKRGVCTKVYTTTPKKPNSALRKVCRVKLTNGFEVTAYIGGEGHNLQEHSVILIRGGRVKDLPGVRYHVVRGSLDCAGVKDRKKSRSKYGTKRIKS, encoded by the coding sequence ATGTCAACTATTAATCAATTGGTTAGAAAATCTAGGAAAAAAAGATTTTCCAAAAGTAATGTTCCAGCGTTAGAAAAATGCCCACAAAAAAGAGGTGTTTGCACAAAAGTATATACAACTACTCCAAAAAAGCCTAATTCGGCTTTAAGAAAAGTATGTAGAGTAAAATTAACTAATGGTTTTGAAGTTACAGCATATATTGGTGGAGAGGGTCATAATTTACAAGAACATTCAGTAATTTTAATTAGAGGAGGAAGGGTAAAAGATTTACCAGGTGTTAGATATCATGTTGTTAGAGGTTCTTTAGATTGCGCTGGAGTAAAAGATAGAAAAAAAAGTAGATCTAAGTATGGAACAAAAAGAATAAAATCTTAA
- the tusB gene encoding sulfurtransferase complex subunit TusB, which yields MLHMLMSSPFNIDINSFFKLIKKEDDIISIQDGVIISIEKNVFIKKIICLSKNLYVLKEDLEARGLVKKVSKNFLIINYSDFIDLTVKNVTQIRW from the coding sequence ATGTTACATATGTTAATGAGCTCTCCGTTTAATATTGATATTAATAGTTTTTTCAAATTAATAAAAAAAGAAGACGATATTATTTCTATACAAGATGGAGTGATTATATCTATAGAAAAAAATGTTTTTATAAAAAAAATAATTTGTCTTTCTAAGAATTTATATGTTTTGAAAGAAGATTTAGAAGCGAGAGGATTAGTCAAAAAAGTTTCTAAAAATTTTTTAATAATAAATTATTCGGATTTTATAGATTTAACTGTAAAAAATGTAACTCAAATTAGATGGTAA
- the tusC gene encoding sulfurtransferase complex subunit TusC — protein sequence MKKIAFLFSKSPYGSSECRELLDVSLSVSMVIKISLFFIGDGIFQILKKQNPKKIFCYNYSKSFLIFEHYKISNIYVCKSSLKSRGIKYNEKFIICSKVLEEISFRNKLNLFKIVINC from the coding sequence ATGAAAAAAATAGCTTTTTTATTTTCTAAATCCCCTTATGGAAGTAGTGAATGTCGAGAGTTGTTAGATGTATCTTTATCAGTTTCTATGGTAATAAAAATATCATTGTTTTTTATTGGAGATGGAATATTTCAGATATTAAAAAAACAGAATCCAAAAAAAATTTTTTGTTATAATTATTCTAAATCTTTTTTAATATTTGAGCATTATAAAATTTCTAATATTTATGTATGTAAAAGTTCTTTGAAGTCTAGAGGAATAAAATATAATGAAAAATTTATAATTTGTTCAAAAGTTTTAGAAGAAATTTCTTTTAGAAATAAGTTGAATTTGTTTAAAATAGTTATTAATTGTTGA
- the tusD gene encoding sulfurtransferase complex subunit TusD, whose protein sequence is MKYTILVSGPCFGTQNSISSFLFSKHLIKKGHFIKSIFFYSDGVYNSNSINFSDNEKINLLKCWKKLHKKFNINLKLCIGSALKRGLVNKDIALERGVDINNIDYCFKITGFTELSEDIMLSDRVIQF, encoded by the coding sequence ATGAAATACACGATATTAGTTTCTGGTCCTTGTTTTGGAACTCAAAATTCTATTAGTTCTTTTTTATTTTCTAAACATTTAATTAAAAAAGGTCATTTTATTAAAAGTATATTTTTTTATTCAGATGGAGTATATAATTCTAATAGTATAAATTTTTCAGATAATGAAAAAATAAATTTGTTAAAATGTTGGAAAAAATTGCATAAAAAATTTAATATAAATTTGAAATTATGTATAGGATCTGCTTTAAAAAGAGGATTGGTAAATAAAGACATTGCTTTAGAAAGAGGTGTGGATATTAATAATATAGATTATTGTTTTAAAATTACAGGTTTTACAGAATTATCTGAAGATATTATGTTATCAGATCGTGTTATTCAATTTTAA